One stretch of Streptomyces sp. A2-16 DNA includes these proteins:
- a CDS encoding class I SAM-dependent RNA methyltransferase, with protein sequence MQAEPKKSMVGLEFEVEVGPVAHGGHCIARTDDGQVLFVRHTLPGERVVARVTEGEEGARFLRADAVSVLEASKDRIEAPCPYAGPGRCGGCDWQHAKPGAQRRLKGEVVAEQLKRLAGLTPEEAGWDGTVMPAEGDKLPAGEVPAWRTRVQYAVDADGNAGLRRHRSHEVEPIEHCMIAAPGVSELGIEERDWSGMASVEAIAATGSQDRMVILEPRPGARLPLVELDKPVSVMRVEEKDGGVHRVHGRAFVRERADGRTHRVGSGGFWQVHPQAADTLVKAVMQGLLPRKGEMALDLYCGVGLFAGALADRLGDQGAVLGIESGKRAVEDARHNLASFDRVRIEQGKVESVLPRTGITEVDLIVLDPPRAGAGRKTVEHLSSLDARRIAYVACDPAALARDLGYFRDGGYRVRTLRVFDLFPMTHHVECVAILEPAQKGL encoded by the coding sequence ATGCAGGCAGAACCGAAGAAGTCGATGGTGGGGCTGGAGTTCGAGGTCGAGGTCGGCCCCGTCGCCCACGGCGGGCACTGCATCGCCCGCACGGACGACGGCCAGGTGCTGTTCGTCCGGCACACCCTGCCCGGCGAGCGGGTCGTGGCCCGGGTCACCGAGGGCGAGGAGGGCGCGCGGTTCCTGCGCGCCGACGCCGTTTCCGTGCTGGAGGCGTCCAAGGACCGCATCGAGGCGCCCTGCCCCTACGCCGGTCCCGGGCGCTGCGGCGGCTGCGACTGGCAGCACGCCAAGCCGGGGGCGCAGCGGCGCCTCAAGGGCGAGGTCGTCGCCGAGCAGCTGAAGCGGCTCGCGGGCCTCACGCCCGAGGAGGCCGGCTGGGACGGCACGGTGATGCCGGCCGAGGGCGACAAGCTGCCGGCGGGCGAGGTGCCGGCCTGGCGCACGCGCGTGCAGTACGCGGTGGACGCCGACGGCAACGCCGGTCTGCGCCGCCACCGTTCGCACGAGGTCGAGCCGATCGAGCACTGCATGATCGCGGCGCCCGGTGTGAGCGAGCTGGGCATCGAGGAGCGCGACTGGTCAGGGATGGCGTCCGTGGAGGCCATCGCGGCGACGGGGTCGCAGGACCGCATGGTCATCCTGGAGCCCCGGCCGGGCGCTCGCCTTCCCCTCGTGGAGCTCGACAAGCCGGTCTCCGTCATGCGCGTCGAGGAGAAGGACGGCGGCGTCCACCGCGTCCACGGCCGCGCCTTCGTGCGCGAGCGGGCCGACGGCCGCACCCACCGGGTGGGCAGCGGCGGCTTCTGGCAGGTCCACCCGCAGGCGGCCGACACCCTGGTGAAGGCGGTCATGCAGGGCCTGCTCCCGCGCAAGGGCGAGATGGCGCTCGACCTGTACTGCGGTGTCGGACTGTTCGCGGGGGCGCTGGCCGACCGCCTCGGCGACCAGGGCGCGGTCCTCGGCATCGAGTCCGGCAAGCGCGCGGTCGAGGACGCCCGGCACAACCTGGCCTCCTTCGACCGGGTCCGCATCGAGCAGGGCAAGGTCGAGAGCGTCCTGCCGCGCACGGGCATCACCGAGGTCGACCTGATCGTCCTCGACCCGCCGCGGGCGGGGGCGGGGCGGAAGACGGTGGAACACCTGTCGTCCCTGGACGCGCGCCGCATCGCGTACGTGGCCTGCGATCCGGCCGCGCTGGCACGGGACCTGGGGTACTTCCGGGACGGGGGGTACCGGGTGCGGACGCTTCGGGTGTTCGATCTGTTTCCGATGACGCATCACGTGGAGTGCGTGGCGATTCTGGAGCCTGCCCAAAAGGGGCTGTGA
- a CDS encoding ABC transporter permease subunit gives MSTFTSPSTDGTNGRTNRTMNGTMHATKNGPRHGARNATTPKATRRPRLSGMTWLVWHQHRAAFWTIIAATVLCSAWIVYQRGQMMDFLDAYGFPTKPLQDAETEFKPYAGAFTSVTTGLTALPVMLGVLLGAPLFAGDLENGTAKLIAAQSVSRNRWLATKLGLTGLVVVATTVTLSAVFAWWWSPIKSDYLHFDWTSREFFNTTGAVPVALTLLSVFGGAAIGVVLRRTLVAMVVTLGFTVALQVVWGHFRLALGDIVTATSKPVSPGTPIVFPKVPGTAHQFDPSYVTGSGKLLGLDTCTEQQTDQALQLCMKKADIVGASVDYIPISQMSGMQWLGASILFALTAGIVVFLFIWGRKRLV, from the coding sequence GTGAGCACATTCACCAGCCCCTCGACCGACGGCACGAACGGGAGAACGAACCGCACGATGAACGGCACCATGCACGCAACCAAGAACGGACCCAGGCACGGGGCCAGGAACGCGACCACCCCGAAGGCCACCCGGCGCCCCCGCCTCAGCGGTATGACCTGGCTGGTCTGGCACCAGCACCGGGCCGCGTTCTGGACCATCATCGCCGCCACCGTGCTCTGCTCGGCCTGGATCGTCTACCAGCGCGGCCAGATGATGGACTTCCTCGACGCCTACGGCTTTCCCACCAAGCCCCTCCAAGACGCGGAGACGGAGTTCAAGCCGTACGCAGGCGCGTTCACGTCCGTCACCACCGGTCTCACCGCGCTCCCCGTCATGCTCGGTGTCCTCCTCGGTGCCCCGCTGTTCGCGGGCGACCTGGAGAACGGCACGGCCAAGCTGATCGCCGCCCAGTCCGTGAGCCGCAACCGCTGGCTCGCCACGAAACTGGGGCTGACCGGGCTAGTGGTCGTGGCGACCACGGTCACCCTGTCGGCTGTGTTCGCCTGGTGGTGGAGCCCCATCAAGTCCGATTACCTGCACTTCGACTGGACCTCCCGTGAGTTCTTCAACACCACGGGTGCGGTGCCCGTCGCCCTCACCCTCCTTTCCGTGTTCGGTGGAGCGGCGATCGGTGTGGTCCTGCGCCGCACGCTGGTAGCGATGGTCGTGACCCTCGGTTTCACCGTCGCCCTCCAGGTGGTCTGGGGCCACTTCAGGCTGGCGCTCGGCGACATCGTCACGGCCACCAGCAAGCCTGTCAGCCCCGGCACCCCGATCGTGTTTCCGAAGGTGCCCGGCACCGCGCACCAGTTTGACCCCTCGTATGTCACCGGCAGCGGGAAGCTGCTCGGCTTGGACACGTGTACGGAACAGCAGACGGATCAGGCACTTCAGCTGTGCATGAAGAAGGCGGACATCGTCGGCGCGTCGGTGGATTACATCCCCATCTCGCAGATGAGCGGAATGCAGTGGCTCGGGGCGTCGATTCTGTTCGCCCTGACGGCCGGCATCGTGGTGTTCCTCTTCATCTGGGGACGCAAGCGGCTCGTCTGA
- a CDS encoding ABC transporter ATP-binding protein, translating into MYAEEPALEARGLGMRYRRGWALRDCTFRLPAGRICGLVGPNGAGKTTLLNLAAHVLKPTQGSISLFGEAPGSVESGRRTAFLAQEKPLFRRFTVAETLRLGRELNPTWDQRAAEDIVRAGNVPFDAKIGTLSGGQRTRVAVALAFGKRPDLLLLDEPMSDLDPVVRHELMGTLLAEAGERGTTVVMSTHVLAELENVCDFLVVVSGGGVRLAGDVDDLMTVHALVTGAREGEGLPAELGYHTLVEARTSGRQFTALIRPEGRITGPWDVAAPNMEELLLAYLRSPDAPPLITPTAHVQGQAFGTGTVAA; encoded by the coding sequence ATGTACGCGGAGGAGCCGGCGCTGGAGGCGCGCGGACTGGGGATGCGCTACCGGCGGGGCTGGGCGCTGCGGGACTGCACCTTCCGGCTTCCGGCAGGCAGGATCTGCGGGCTGGTCGGACCCAACGGGGCGGGCAAGACCACGCTGCTGAACCTCGCGGCCCATGTCCTGAAGCCGACGCAGGGCTCGATCAGTCTGTTCGGCGAGGCGCCGGGCTCGGTGGAGTCCGGTCGGCGTACGGCCTTTCTCGCGCAGGAGAAGCCGCTGTTCCGTCGTTTCACCGTGGCGGAGACCCTGCGGCTGGGGCGGGAGCTGAACCCCACCTGGGACCAGCGCGCCGCCGAGGACATCGTCCGCGCGGGCAACGTGCCCTTCGACGCGAAGATCGGCACCCTCTCCGGTGGCCAGCGCACCCGCGTCGCCGTCGCCCTGGCCTTTGGGAAGCGCCCCGACCTGCTGCTGCTCGACGAGCCGATGTCGGACCTCGATCCGGTCGTGCGCCACGAACTCATGGGCACCCTCCTCGCCGAGGCCGGCGAGCGCGGCACCACCGTGGTGATGTCCACCCACGTCCTGGCCGAACTGGAGAACGTGTGCGACTTCCTTGTCGTCGTCTCCGGCGGCGGAGTGCGCCTCGCCGGTGACGTCGACGACCTGATGACCGTGCACGCCCTGGTCACCGGGGCCCGGGAGGGCGAGGGCCTGCCCGCCGAACTCGGCTACCACACCCTCGTCGAGGCCCGGACCAGCGGACGGCAGTTCACCGCGCTCATCCGCCCGGAGGGCCGGATCACCGGCCCCTGGGATGTGGCTGCCCCGAACATGGAGGAACTCCTGCTCGCCTATCTCCGCTCCCCCGACGCACCGCCGCTGATCACCCCCACCGCCCATGTCCAGGGCCAGGCGTTCGGCACCGGGACGGTGGCGGCGTGA
- a CDS encoding GntR family transcriptional regulator — MEAVEYRIDRRSGVPAFQQIVQQTKQALRLGVLVPGDRLPTAKDVAETSAVNPNTTLKAYRELEREGLVEPRPGQGTFVRRTLGRPETGTDSPLYGELLAWMSKAAGAGLEQEDVAALVASALEKQYAPGTTVVAGVTTTRSTGE; from the coding sequence GTGGAGGCCGTGGAGTACCGCATCGACAGGCGGAGCGGGGTCCCCGCCTTCCAGCAGATCGTGCAGCAGACCAAGCAGGCCCTCCGGCTGGGCGTACTGGTGCCGGGCGACCGGCTGCCCACCGCCAAGGACGTCGCCGAGACGAGCGCGGTCAACCCGAACACCACCCTCAAGGCGTACCGCGAGCTGGAGCGCGAGGGCCTGGTCGAACCGCGACCGGGCCAGGGCACCTTCGTACGCCGCACGCTGGGTCGCCCCGAGACGGGCACCGACTCACCGCTGTACGGGGAGCTGCTGGCGTGGATGTCGAAGGCGGCCGGGGCCGGTCTGGAGCAGGAGGACGTGGCCGCGCTGGTCGCGTCCGCGCTGGAGAAGCAGTACGCCCCCGGGACCACGGTGGTCGCGGGGGTCACGACAACGAGGAGCACAGGTGAGTGA
- a CDS encoding WGR domain-containing protein, producing the protein MSAAQARQSESVTYLELSQESGGAHKFYEVIVEGTTVSVRYGRIGVDGQRQTSTFPTAEKARTAAAKKIAEKVRKGYEPAVQGQRAARPVTRRQVTSAPSTARATAPVLWRFRTGASAFGIHVDEDRCWVGNQQGSVYNLSHDGEVLAHYSLPDGVKCLVADDFWIYAGCDDGRVYDLSAKVPFAAYEIAAEVDIFWLDIHAGVLNVSDRNGGLTVIDHEDELQWSRNSSGEHGWMVRADEHAVFHGHSDGVTAYAADGTSQLWHTRTGGNVLFGWQEEDAVYAGTGRRVVQRLAKSSGLVEASYSCDAAVYSCATSPGGRYVFAGDSASSVYCFTADGTRLWKLGTGGGSALSMQYHDERLYLVSTDGSLACIDASETAINAAQSGTVPVAADVKLAAALPTYAPLTTAASVATVSAVPAAGSGVVVECVEQGGRVRVHVVSEGYEPGWNVQFPRAIRQPGARYVVDALHSSPGGFYRVRGEIRRLV; encoded by the coding sequence GTGTCCGCTGCGCAGGCACGACAGTCGGAGAGCGTGACGTACCTGGAGCTGTCTCAGGAGAGCGGCGGTGCCCACAAGTTCTACGAGGTGATCGTCGAGGGGACGACGGTCTCCGTGCGGTACGGCCGGATCGGTGTGGACGGGCAGCGCCAGACCTCCACCTTTCCCACCGCCGAGAAGGCGAGGACGGCCGCGGCGAAGAAGATCGCCGAGAAGGTGCGCAAGGGATACGAGCCCGCGGTCCAGGGACAGCGTGCGGCCCGGCCCGTGACGCGCCGTCAGGTGACGTCCGCCCCGTCCACCGCGCGCGCCACCGCCCCGGTGCTGTGGCGGTTCCGCACGGGCGCCTCGGCGTTCGGCATCCATGTGGACGAGGACCGCTGCTGGGTCGGCAACCAGCAGGGCAGTGTCTACAACCTGAGCCACGACGGTGAGGTGTTGGCGCACTACTCGCTGCCCGACGGTGTGAAGTGCCTGGTGGCGGACGACTTCTGGATCTACGCGGGCTGTGACGACGGCCGGGTGTACGACCTCTCGGCGAAGGTGCCGTTCGCCGCCTACGAGATCGCGGCGGAGGTGGACATCTTCTGGCTGGACATCCACGCGGGCGTGCTGAACGTCTCCGACCGCAACGGCGGCCTGACGGTCATCGACCACGAGGACGAGCTCCAGTGGTCGCGCAACTCCTCCGGAGAACACGGATGGATGGTGCGGGCCGACGAACACGCGGTGTTCCACGGGCACAGTGACGGTGTGACGGCCTACGCGGCCGACGGCACCAGCCAGCTCTGGCACACCCGGACCGGCGGCAATGTGCTCTTCGGATGGCAGGAGGAGGACGCGGTCTACGCCGGGACGGGGCGGCGGGTCGTCCAGCGGCTCGCCAAGTCCTCCGGGCTCGTCGAGGCCTCCTACTCGTGCGACGCCGCGGTGTACTCGTGCGCCACGTCCCCCGGCGGGCGGTACGTCTTCGCGGGCGACTCCGCCTCCTCCGTCTACTGCTTCACCGCAGACGGCACCCGCCTGTGGAAGCTGGGCACGGGGGGCGGCTCGGCGCTCTCCATGCAGTACCACGACGAGCGGCTCTACCTCGTCTCTACCGACGGCTCGCTGGCCTGCATCGACGCGAGCGAGACCGCGATCAACGCCGCCCAGTCGGGCACCGTTCCGGTCGCCGCGGACGTCAAGCTGGCGGCTGCCCTGCCGACGTACGCGCCGCTGACCACGGCCGCCTCCGTCGCCACGGTCAGCGCGGTCCCCGCGGCGGGGAGCGGAGTGGTGGTGGAGTGCGTCGAGCAGGGCGGCCGCGTGCGGGTGCACGTGGTCTCCGAGGGCTACGAGCCCGGTTGGAACGTCCAGTTCCCGCGGGCGATACGTCAGCCCGGCGCACGCTATGTGGTGGACGCCCTGCACTCCTCCCCGGGTGGCTTCTACCGGGTGCGCGGAGAGATCAGGCGTCTGGTGTGA
- a CDS encoding APC family permease has product MPVPGPAGPSPTSGPAADAPQRLRGGVLGMADIAAATMANVGPAMSFFFGFAFLATTAGVASPLTIVAAGVAVALLGNTLAEFSRAHPSAGSFTTFVGKTFGPVSAVTTALLAGLGYIIAMASVIAISGGFVQITLQHYTGVDLPWILWTLLLTGLSVVLMLRGIVVSTKWAGYFFGVEMLVLVVVSVAAIVEHRGDLSATPFLPGHLAHGLKGLAAGFPLAVYLFIGWENSAALAEETENPRRNVGRAVFSSVAIMTVSYILFSYATVTGFGYDVDRLGASSIPFIDVAQHTLGALAFLAYVGGLTSTLGVLIAGINSQARLVFNAGREGLLPSFFGYVHPTRRTPNNAIVTFAVTALLIIGGWGLGHLLGADGGPMNPVVFFTESSSLGAILILLVYLASNIALPLYYRRYRPQEFRTVRHLVLPALGTLAILVPLYYLAKPGQPAPYSWFPYAALVTLLAAVGYAALLVRRDPGLAERVGSVVADAE; this is encoded by the coding sequence ATGCCGGTACCCGGACCTGCCGGCCCGTCGCCGACGTCGGGCCCCGCCGCCGACGCGCCGCAGCGGCTGCGCGGCGGCGTCCTCGGCATGGCCGACATCGCCGCCGCCACGATGGCCAACGTCGGCCCGGCGATGAGCTTCTTCTTCGGCTTCGCCTTCCTGGCCACCACCGCGGGCGTCGCGTCCCCGCTGACCATCGTGGCGGCGGGCGTGGCGGTCGCGCTGCTCGGCAACACGCTGGCCGAGTTCTCCCGGGCGCACCCCTCGGCGGGCAGCTTCACCACCTTCGTCGGCAAGACCTTCGGGCCGGTCAGCGCGGTGACGACAGCCCTGCTGGCAGGGCTCGGCTACATCATCGCGATGGCCTCGGTGATCGCGATCTCCGGCGGCTTCGTGCAGATCACCCTGCAGCACTACACGGGCGTCGACCTGCCGTGGATCCTCTGGACGCTACTGCTGACCGGCCTCTCGGTGGTGCTCATGCTGCGCGGGATCGTGGTGTCCACCAAGTGGGCCGGGTACTTCTTCGGCGTGGAGATGCTGGTGCTCGTCGTGGTCTCGGTCGCGGCGATCGTCGAGCACCGCGGCGACCTCTCCGCCACCCCGTTCCTGCCCGGTCATCTCGCCCATGGCCTCAAGGGCCTCGCGGCCGGATTCCCGCTGGCGGTGTACCTGTTCATCGGCTGGGAGAACTCGGCGGCGCTCGCCGAGGAGACGGAGAACCCTCGGCGCAACGTCGGCCGGGCCGTGTTCTCCTCCGTCGCGATCATGACGGTGAGCTACATCCTCTTCTCCTACGCCACGGTGACCGGCTTCGGCTACGACGTGGACCGGCTCGGCGCCTCCAGCATCCCCTTCATCGACGTCGCCCAGCACACCCTCGGCGCGCTGGCGTTCCTCGCCTACGTCGGCGGCCTCACCTCCACCCTCGGTGTGCTGATCGCGGGCATCAACTCCCAGGCACGTCTGGTCTTCAACGCGGGGCGCGAGGGACTGCTGCCGTCCTTCTTCGGATACGTCCATCCCACGCGCCGTACGCCCAACAACGCGATCGTCACCTTCGCCGTCACCGCGCTGCTGATCATCGGCGGCTGGGGTCTGGGCCATCTGCTCGGCGCCGACGGCGGTCCGATGAACCCGGTGGTCTTCTTCACGGAGTCCTCCAGCCTGGGCGCCATCCTGATCCTGCTGGTCTACCTGGCGTCCAACATCGCCCTGCCGCTGTACTATCGCCGCTACCGCCCGCAGGAGTTCCGGACCGTCCGCCACCTCGTGCTGCCCGCGCTCGGCACGCTCGCCATCCTGGTCCCCCTCTACTACCTCGCCAAGCCCGGCCAGCCCGCCCCCTACAGCTGGTTCCCCTACGCCGCCCTGGTCACGCTGCTCGCCGCCGTCGGCTACGCAGCCCTCCTGGTCCGCCGCGACCCCGGCCTGGCGGAACGGGTGGGGTCGGTGGTGGCGGACGCGGAGTAG
- a CDS encoding GntR family transcriptional regulator produces the protein MVNAAGKFGPYNQPAPAQVGGVWDTRVLAGRGPTGAELVRSRIALRLRLRSVAPGDRLPDAGVLAEELGISEITVRRALEAMCQDGLLDRRRGRAGGTFVAADWDTVVAVTHDADETASLDSFHLLLECGLVAHGTGEVPDGRLDGLRTLVEEMDLSEDPARLLELETRFHLDLAEALGGVGIREFAADLLGRQCLLGPAPAPSVIRARNRCHADLLDEITRGAMDPAVRAVKAHRHAGLN, from the coding sequence GTGGTGAATGCAGCGGGCAAGTTCGGGCCCTACAACCAGCCGGCGCCCGCGCAGGTCGGCGGGGTGTGGGACACCCGTGTGCTGGCCGGCCGGGGCCCCACGGGCGCCGAGCTCGTCCGGTCCCGCATCGCCCTGCGGCTGCGCCTGAGGTCCGTGGCACCGGGCGACCGGCTGCCGGACGCGGGCGTCCTCGCCGAGGAGCTGGGCATCAGCGAGATCACCGTGCGCCGAGCGCTGGAGGCCATGTGCCAGGACGGTCTGCTGGACCGCCGTCGGGGCCGGGCGGGCGGGACCTTCGTCGCGGCCGACTGGGACACGGTCGTCGCCGTGACCCACGACGCCGACGAGACGGCCTCGCTGGACTCCTTCCATCTCCTGCTCGAATGCGGTCTCGTGGCGCACGGCACGGGCGAGGTCCCGGACGGACGGCTCGACGGACTGCGGACCCTGGTCGAGGAGATGGACCTGTCCGAGGACCCGGCCCGGCTGCTCGAACTGGAGACCCGCTTCCACCTCGACCTCGCCGAGGCGCTCGGCGGCGTCGGGATCCGCGAGTTCGCCGCCGACCTGCTCGGCCGCCAGTGCCTGCTGGGGCCCGCACCCGCCCCCTCCGTCATACGGGCCCGCAACCGCTGCCACGCCGACCTGCTGGACGAAATCACCCGCGGCGCGATGGACCCGGCGGTACGCGCGGTGAAGGCACACCGCCACGCCGGCCTGAACTAA
- a CDS encoding amino acid permease: protein MTATITQSPPDEQGLKPGLKNRHLSMIAIGGVIGAGLFVGSGSGIAAAGPGILISYALVGVLVVLVMRMLGEMAAANPTSGSFSAYADRALGRWAGFTIGWLYWFFWVVVLAVEATAGAKILAGWIPAVPQWGWALIVMVVLTATNLASVSSYGEFEFWFAGIKVVAIAAFIVIGGLAVFGLLPGSDHPASGFSNLTAHGGFLPNGPGAILTGVLMVVFSFMGSEIVTLAAGETADPRAAVTKATNSVIWRIAVFYLGSILVVVSLVSWNDPAILKDGSYVAALSSVGIPHAGQIMNAIVLTSVLSCLNSGLYTASRMAFSLGRRSDAPAAFGRTTGRGVPQAAILASVVFGFVAVAFNYLWPDTVFQFLLNSSGAIALFVWLVICFSQLRMRRIIQRESPEKLVVRMWLYPYLTWATIALITFVLGYMLTDTADGGGRDQVVLSTLVALAVVVFAVVRERRTVRKGTHTPDRAPVS, encoded by the coding sequence ATGACCGCAACGATCACCCAGAGTCCGCCCGACGAGCAGGGGCTGAAGCCCGGGCTCAAGAACCGCCACTTGTCGATGATCGCGATCGGAGGTGTCATCGGCGCCGGTCTGTTCGTCGGCTCCGGCTCCGGCATCGCCGCCGCGGGACCCGGCATCCTGATCTCGTACGCCCTCGTCGGTGTCCTGGTCGTCCTCGTGATGCGGATGCTCGGCGAGATGGCGGCGGCCAACCCCACCTCGGGTTCGTTCTCCGCCTACGCGGACCGCGCGCTCGGCCGCTGGGCCGGCTTCACCATCGGCTGGCTGTACTGGTTCTTCTGGGTCGTGGTGCTCGCCGTCGAGGCGACCGCCGGGGCCAAGATCCTGGCCGGCTGGATACCGGCGGTCCCGCAGTGGGGCTGGGCGCTGATCGTCATGGTCGTCCTCACCGCCACCAACCTGGCCTCGGTGAGCTCCTACGGCGAGTTCGAGTTCTGGTTCGCCGGGATCAAGGTCGTAGCGATCGCCGCGTTCATCGTCATCGGCGGGCTCGCCGTCTTCGGTCTGCTGCCCGGCTCGGACCACCCGGCCTCCGGCTTCTCCAACCTCACCGCGCACGGCGGCTTCCTGCCGAACGGACCCGGAGCGATCCTCACCGGCGTCCTGATGGTCGTCTTCTCCTTCATGGGCAGCGAGATCGTCACACTGGCGGCCGGCGAGACCGCGGACCCGCGTGCCGCCGTCACCAAGGCCACCAACAGCGTCATCTGGCGGATCGCGGTGTTCTACCTGGGCTCGATCCTGGTCGTGGTGTCGCTGGTGAGCTGGAACGACCCGGCGATCCTCAAGGACGGCTCGTACGTCGCCGCCCTGAGCTCCGTCGGCATCCCGCACGCCGGCCAGATCATGAACGCCATCGTGCTGACCTCGGTCCTGTCCTGTCTCAACTCCGGCCTGTACACGGCCTCCCGGATGGCCTTTTCGCTCGGCCGCCGCAGCGACGCCCCGGCCGCGTTCGGGCGGACCACGGGCCGCGGGGTGCCGCAGGCGGCCATCCTGGCCTCGGTGGTCTTCGGCTTCGTCGCGGTCGCCTTCAACTACCTGTGGCCGGACACCGTCTTCCAGTTCCTGCTCAACTCCTCCGGTGCGATCGCCCTGTTCGTCTGGTTGGTGATCTGCTTCTCCCAGCTGCGCATGCGCAGGATCATCCAGCGGGAGTCGCCGGAGAAGCTGGTCGTGAGGATGTGGCTCTACCCCTATCTGACCTGGGCCACCATCGCCCTGATCACCTTCGTCCTCGGCTACATGCTCACCGACACGGCCGACGGCGGCGGCCGCGACCAGGTCGTCCTGTCCACCCTGGTGGCGCTGGCCGTGGTGGTCTTCGCCGTGGTCCGCGAGCGCCGGACGGTCCGGAAGGGCACGCACACGCCTGACCGCGCCCCGGTGTCGTAG